Proteins encoded in a region of the Globicephala melas chromosome 1, mGloMel1.2, whole genome shotgun sequence genome:
- the SELE gene encoding E-selectin, with protein MIASQFLSALTFVLLLFKESGAWSYNASTEPMTFDEASAYCQQRYTHLVAIQNQEEIKHLNSTFSYSPSYYWIGIRKVNDTWTWIGTQKPLTEEATNWAPGEPNNKQSNEDCVEIYIKREKDSGKWNDERCSKKKLALCYTAACTPTSCSGHGDCIETVNSHTCQCHPGFTGLKCEQVVTCQAQEAPEHGSLVCNDPLGKFSYNSSCYVSCGEGYLPSSPEATQCTSSGEWSVPLPACNVAKCDALRSPVNGVVKCFQSHGSFLWNTTCEFECNEGYKLTGPQHLQCISSGIWDNKKPTCKAVTCDAISHPQNGAVSCSHSPAGEFTYKSSCHFTCAEGFVLQGPAQVECTTQGQWTQQVPVCEAVKCDAIPQPRSGSVNCTHSPTGEFTYKSSCAFSCEEGFELRGSAQLECTSQGQWTQEVPSCQAVQCSSLEVPRKIDINCSGEPVFGTKCTFSCPEGWTLNGSAALTCGATGHWSGMLPTCEAPSKSQTPLAVGLSAAGVSLMTLASFLLWLLKRLQKKAKKFVPASSCQSLQSDGSYQTISELT; from the exons ATGATTGCTTCACAGTTTCTCTCTGCTCTCACTTTCG TGCTTCTCCTGTTTAAAGAAAGTGGAGCCTGGTCTTACAACGCCTCCACGGAACCCATGACGTTTGATGAGGCCAGTGCTTATTGCCAGCAAAGGTACACACATCTGGTTGCAATTCAAAACCAGGAAGAGATTAAACACCTGAACTCCACATTCAGCTATTCACCAAGTTATTACTGGATCGGAATCAGAAAGGTCAACGATACCTGGACCTGGATAGGGACCCAGAAGCCTTTGACTGAAGAGGCCACAAACTGGGCTCCAGGTGAACCAAACAATAAGCAAAGCAACGAGGATTGTGTAGAGATCTACATCAAGAGAGAAAAGGACTCGGGCAAGTGGAACGATGAGAGATGCAGCAAAAAGAAGCTAGCCTTGTGCTACACAG CTGCCTGTACCCCGACATCCTGCAGCGGCCACGGTGACTGTATAGAGACCGTCAACAGCCACACTTGTCAGTGCCACCCCGGCTTCACGGGACTCAAGTGTGAGCAAG TTGTGACCTGTCAGGCACAGGAAGCCCCTGAGCATGGAAGCCTGGTTTGCAACGACCCTTTGGGGAAATTCAGCTACAATTCTTCCTGCTATGTCAGCTGTGGGGAGGGCTATCTCCCAAGCAGCCCGGAGGCCACACAGTGCACTTCCTCCGGAGAATGGAGTGTTCCTCTTCCAGCCTGCAATG TGGCTAAGTGTGATGCTTTGAGAAGTCCTGTCAATGGAGTTGTGAAATGTTTCCAAAGCCACGGAAGCTTCCTGTGGAACACCACCTGTGAATTTGAGTGTAATGAAGGATATAAACTCACTGGACCCCAGCACCTGCAGTGTATCTCCTCTGGGATATGGGACAACAAGAAACCAACATGTAAAG CTGTGACGTGTGATGCCATCAGCCATCCTCAGAATGGCGCTGTGAGCTGTAGCCACTCCCCTGCTGGAGAGTTCACCTATAAGTCATCCTGCCACTTCACCTGTGCAGAAGGCTTCGTGTTGCAGGGGCCAGCCCAGGTTGAATGCACTACCCAGGGGCAATGGACACAGCAGGTCCCAGTTTGTGAAG CTGTGAAATGTGATGCTATCCCTCAGCCCAGAAGTGGTTCAGTGAACTGTACCCATTCCCCCACTGGAGAGTTTACCTACAAGTCCTCCTGTGCCTTCAGCTGTGAGGAAGGCTTTGAATTACGTGGATCGGCTCAACTTGAGTGCACATCTCAGGGACAGTGGACACAGGAGGTCCCCTCCTGCCAAG CGGTACAGTGTTCAAGTTTGGAGGTTCCCAGAAAGATCGACATAAACTGCAGTGGGGAGCCTGTGTTTGGCACCAAGTGTACATTTTCATGTCCTGAAGGATGGACGCTCAATGGTTCTGCGGCTCTGACATGTGGTGCCACAGGACACTGGTCTGGGATGCTGCCTACTTGTGAAG CTCCTTCTAAGTCCCAAACTCCCTTGGCAGTTGGACTTTCTGCTGCTGGGGTCTCCCTCATGACATTAGCATCATTTCTCCTCTGGCTTCTGAAACGCCTTCAGAAGAAAG CAAAAAAATTTGTTCCTGCCAG CAGCTGCCAAAGCCTTCAATCAGATGGATCCTACCAAACGATTTCCGAGTTAACTTAA